A genome region from Bradyrhizobium sp. WSM1417 includes the following:
- a CDS encoding alpha-amylase family glycosyl hydrolase, which produces MAQSGSNWWRDGIFYQVYPRSFQDSNGDGVGDLAGILQRLPYVKSLGVDAIWLSPIFPSPMADFGYDISDYTGIEPLFGTMADFDALLAATHDNGLKLILDLVPNHTSDQHPWFVESRSSRDNPKRDWYIWRDPAEGGGVPNNWLSEFGGSAWQFDETTGQYYYHAFLAQQPDLNWRNPDVRAAIYDVMRFWLEKGVDGFRVDVIWHLIKDAEFRDNPPNPHYIESRPPNEKILTQYSTDQPEVHDVIAEMRRVTDAYDARVLIGEIYLPLHRLMAYYGNDLTGAQMPFNFALLQTFWSARSIEKIVEDYEKALPKGAWPNWVLGNHDRPRVASRVGPEQARIAAMLLLTLRGTPTLYYGDEIGMHQLAIAPEDVRDPFEKNVPGIGVGRDGCRTPMQWDSSNFAGFSDVRPWLPLPEDHIRNNVVDLDADSRSILTLYKRLIALRKGCPPLVAGDYHPVAAQGDLLIYRREAEGRAVVVVLNLGPEPIAVTTSAIRFGSEILLSTFLDREGERIEGVLDLRGNEGVVVMPP; this is translated from the coding sequence ATGGCTCAGAGCGGCAGCAATTGGTGGCGCGACGGCATCTTCTATCAGGTCTATCCGCGCTCCTTTCAGGATTCAAACGGTGACGGTGTCGGCGATCTCGCCGGCATTTTACAGCGGCTGCCTTATGTGAAATCGCTCGGCGTCGACGCGATCTGGCTGTCGCCGATCTTCCCATCGCCAATGGCCGATTTCGGCTACGACATTTCCGACTACACCGGCATCGAGCCGCTGTTCGGCACGATGGCGGATTTCGATGCGCTGCTTGCCGCCACGCATGACAACGGCCTCAAGTTGATCCTCGACCTCGTGCCGAACCACACCTCGGACCAGCATCCCTGGTTCGTCGAGAGCCGTTCCTCGCGCGACAATCCCAAACGCGATTGGTACATCTGGCGCGACCCGGCCGAGGGTGGCGGCGTGCCGAACAATTGGCTGTCCGAGTTCGGCGGCAGTGCGTGGCAGTTCGACGAGACCACCGGTCAATACTACTATCACGCCTTCCTCGCCCAGCAGCCGGATCTCAACTGGCGCAATCCCGATGTCCGCGCGGCGATCTACGACGTGATGCGGTTCTGGCTGGAGAAAGGCGTCGACGGCTTTCGCGTCGACGTGATCTGGCACCTGATCAAGGACGCCGAGTTCCGCGACAACCCGCCCAATCCGCATTATATCGAGAGCCGGCCGCCGAACGAAAAGATACTGACGCAATATTCCACCGACCAGCCGGAGGTGCACGACGTCATTGCCGAGATGCGGCGCGTCACGGATGCCTATGATGCCCGCGTCCTGATCGGCGAGATCTATCTGCCGCTGCATCGCCTGATGGCCTATTACGGCAACGACCTCACCGGTGCGCAGATGCCGTTCAATTTTGCGCTGCTCCAGACCTTCTGGAGCGCGCGCTCGATCGAGAAGATCGTCGAGGATTACGAGAAGGCGCTGCCGAAGGGCGCCTGGCCGAACTGGGTGCTCGGCAATCACGATCGCCCGCGCGTCGCAAGCCGCGTCGGGCCGGAGCAGGCCCGCATCGCCGCGATGCTGCTGCTGACGCTGCGCGGCACGCCGACGCTCTATTATGGCGACGAGATCGGCATGCATCAGCTCGCGATCGCACCTGAGGACGTGCGCGACCCCTTCGAGAAGAATGTGCCCGGCATCGGTGTCGGCCGCGACGGCTGCCGCACGCCGATGCAGTGGGATTCCTCCAACTTCGCCGGCTTCTCGGACGTCAGGCCATGGCTGCCGCTGCCGGAGGATCACATCCGCAACAACGTCGTCGATCTCGACGCCGATTCACGTTCGATCCTGACGCTCTACAAGCGCCTGATCGCGTTGCGCAAGGGCTGTCCGCCGCTGGTTGCGGGCGACTATCATCCGGTCGCCGCACAAGGCGATCTCCTGATCTATCGCCGCGAGGCCGAGGGCAGGGCGGTGGTTGTGGTGCTTAATCTCGGCCCCGAGCCGATCGCGGTCACCACGAGCGCGATCAGGTTCGGCAGCGAGATTCTGCTGTCGACATTCCTGGATCGCGAAGGAGAGCGGATCGAAGGCGTGCTGGATCTGCGCGGCAACGAGGGGGTGGTGGTGATGCCGCCTTAG